GGAAATGAAGGTGATCGGCCTCGCCGGTGTCTTCGGCTATGCCTTCTTCAAATTCGCCTGGAGTTACCGCCTGTTCAATTATTGCGTCATCCTGCTCGGCGCCCTGCCGCCTGCATCGGGGCGCAACGAGATCGCGGCGGCCCATGCCGTGCATGAGACGATCGAGATGAACATCGCCGCCGGCCGCCACTTCAATCGTGGCCAGCGCGCCTTCTTCTTCGCGCTCGCCTATCTCGGCTGGTTCCTCGGGCCGGTCACCTTCCTGGCCTTCACCGGCGCGGTGCTGGTCGCGATGTATCGGCGCCAGTTCGCCTCAGACGCCGCACGCGTCTTCAACTATCCGGGCCAGTCATGAGCATCGACCCCGAAGCGATCGAGAGCACGATCCTCGCACTGCTGGAGCAACAGGGTCCGGGCCGCACTGTGGCGCCGATGGATGTCGCCCGCACGCTCGGCAGCGATCATCCCGACGACTGGGGCCCGCTGATGCAGCCGGTTCGTCGCGCGGCGGTGAAGCTGATGAAGGAAGGCCGGCTGCAGATCACCCGCAAGGGCCGGCCGGTCGATCCCGACGATTTTCGCGGCGTCTACAGGCTGTCCCTGCCTGCTGACGCCGCCTGACGTCACGGCCCCGGGAAGAGCTCGTCACTATAGCCCGCCAAACGATAGGCGAGCAGCCCGACCCATTCCTTGAAGCCGTTATCGGCGATCTCGAGCGCCCTGTGCGCCCGGCTATAGGGCCGAATGAAATCGTCGGGCTCGCCTTTGGACCAGTAGTCGACGGGAAAGGCCTCGACCGGAAACCCCGCCTTCCGGAACACGCCGATCGAGCGCGGCATATGCCAGGCCGAAGTCACCAGAAGCCAGCGCTCGCCCGGCTTCGGATCGACGAGGCGGCGGGTGAAGGTCGCGTTCTCGCGCGTGTTGCGTGACTTGTCTTCGAGAACCAGCCGCTTGGGATCGAGCCCGAGCCCTTCGAACAGCAGCTTGGCGCCGTCGGCCTCGGTCTCCGTCGCCTCCGAGATCAGATTGGCGGCTCCGCCCGTGAAGACCAGCTTCGCTTCGGGATGCAGCCGCGCGAGCTCCACCGCCTTGGTCATGCGCGATGCCGCTGAGTTCAGCACGACATCGCCTCGCGCGACGCCGACCGCTCCGCCCAGCACGACAATACCCGTGACCGGCCCCTTCGCCGCATCCTGCTGCGGGAAGCGATCCTCCAGCGGCCGGATGACCGCGCGTGGCAGCGGGCTGAACGCCATCAACCCGAGCGCAAGCACCGACAGCAGGCCGAGCCAGCGCGCGGCACGGGCAAAGCGCGTGAAGGCAAGCAGCGCGGACAGCCCCGCGAGGAGGATGACGAAGTTGACCGGCGAGAACACGAACCAGACTAGCTTGGACAGGACGAAGAACATCAGGGGCTCGCAGGACCGGGGATTGACGGGCCATCACCGCCCTCGCCCGTATAGCCGCAGGCTGAAGCGGCGCTCCAGCATTTTCCGAGCCAGGCCATCGGCCCCGCGCTCACGAAAGCGCCAGGCGCATCCCTCGATCGCTGCGGTTTCGTGGAAAAGGCGTGTCATCCCGGACGGAGCAAAGCGCAGATCCGGGACCCATGCCGGACGTTCCCTCGGACCCCGCTCTGGCATGGATCCCGGGTCACGCCCGGGATGACGGCGTGGTTCCGTGCAGAATCGGCACGCCCTAACGGATGATTTGCGGTGGCGATTGCGGCCGGCGCGCCGTCTGAGGGAGCGCTTTGGCGAGCTCGATGGCGCGCTCGGCGGCCTCGCGAAGCTCGCAGCCGGCCTGGCGTCCAGCCTGCAGGGTTGCGCTCTGCGTAGCACCGTAGAAGGCGCATTTCTGCGCGACATAGCTTTCCCAGGCCAGTTGCACGGCAGCCAGCCGGCTACGCTGGCTGGCATCGAGCGAGCGTCCAGTCGCCTGCAGGGCAAGCGTGAGACGCTCACGCCAGGCGGCCTCCTCGCGCCGGGCGCAGCCCGCCTCCGCGCCGCGCGGATCGCTGCTGGCCGCACGGACACAGGAGACGGCCACCGTGCCGATACAGGCAGAAGGCGAGGCGCCATTGTCGCGCAGGCAACCCGCGAGCGAAGACAAGTCGGTGCGCAGGGTCGGCGCGTCCTGGGCCGCCACGGAAGTGGCGGCAGCGAGAGAGCACAGGAGCAGGACCGCGCGGAAAGCGTTCATGCACTCATCATGACAGCGTAACGGCACGGATCAAGCGCCGCGGCGAGACCTCACGTGATCGGCAACGGCAGCGCGGCCTGCGCTGCCGGACGGGCAAACAGCGTTTGGTACCAACGCTGTACCGCCGGCCGCTCGATTCGCTCGACCGGCATGTTGAGCCAGCGATGCGCACCGCAGCCGACCGTGATGTCGGCAACGCCGAAACGCTCGCCGGACAGGAACGGCCGGTCGGCCAGTTGCGCCTCGAGGATTGCCATCAACTCCTCGGCCCGCTCTACGCCCTTCGCGATCACGTCGGGATCGGTATGGCCCGGCACCTTGCGCACCACGCCCCAAAGCACGGGCGCCAGGGCCGGCTGAAGCTCGGACAGCATCCAGTCCATCCAGCGCTCGGCCTCGGCTCGCCGCGCTGGATCTTCCTCCGCGATCGTCGCGGCGCCGTGGCGGGCCGCCAGATAGCGCACGATGGTGTTCGACTCCCACAGCTTGAACGCGCCGTCCTCGATCACCGGAATCTGCCCATTGGGATTCATCGCGCGGAATTCCGGCGTGTCGAGCCCGCCGAACGGCCCGCCGACATCGATGCGCTCGAACGCCTGCCCGACCTCGCCAGCCGCCCATACGACCTTCTGGACATTGACGGAGCTCAGCCG
Above is a genomic segment from Bosea sp. NBC_00550 containing:
- a CDS encoding YdcF family protein; the encoded protein is MFFVLSKLVWFVFSPVNFVILLAGLSALLAFTRFARAARWLGLLSVLALGLMAFSPLPRAVIRPLEDRFPQQDAAKGPVTGIVVLGGAVGVARGDVVLNSAASRMTKAVELARLHPEAKLVFTGGAANLISEATETEADGAKLLFEGLGLDPKRLVLEDKSRNTRENATFTRRLVDPKPGERWLLVTSAWHMPRSIGVFRKAGFPVEAFPVDYWSKGEPDDFIRPYSRAHRALEIADNGFKEWVGLLAYRLAGYSDELFPGP
- a CDS encoding DUF3253 domain-containing protein; the encoded protein is MSIDPEAIESTILALLEQQGPGRTVAPMDVARTLGSDHPDDWGPLMQPVRRAAVKLMKEGRLQITRKGRPVDPDDFRGVYRLSLPADAA
- a CDS encoding glutathione S-transferase family protein encodes the protein MLKIWGRLSSVNVQKVVWAAGEVGQAFERIDVGGPFGGLDTPEFRAMNPNGQIPVIEDGAFKLWESNTIVRYLAARHGAATIAEEDPARRAEAERWMDWMLSELQPALAPVLWGVVRKVPGHTDPDVIAKGVERAEELMAILEAQLADRPFLSGERFGVADITVGCGAHRWLNMPVERIERPAVQRWYQTLFARPAAQAALPLPIT
- a CDS encoding DUF599 domain-containing protein produces the protein MLGFSNLDVIALAFFAASWIGYHYAVELGPHAAKTLNMRMNLRRASWINESMKRENRIVDTQVMNGLQNGTAFFASTSLIAIGGTLALLQSTDRVVAIFSDLPFVPVTQRAVWEMKVIGLAGVFGYAFFKFAWSYRLFNYCVILLGALPPASGRNEIAAAHAVHETIEMNIAAGRHFNRGQRAFFFALAYLGWFLGPVTFLAFTGAVLVAMYRRQFASDAARVFNYPGQS
- a CDS encoding lysozyme inhibitor LprI family protein produces the protein MNAFRAVLLLCSLAAATSVAAQDAPTLRTDLSSLAGCLRDNGASPSACIGTVAVSCVRAASSDPRGAEAGCARREEAAWRERLTLALQATGRSLDASQRSRLAAVQLAWESYVAQKCAFYGATQSATLQAGRQAGCELREAAERAIELAKALPQTARRPQSPPQIIR